A section of the Naumovozyma dairenensis CBS 421 chromosome 5, complete genome genome encodes:
- the RAD5 gene encoding DNA helicase RAD5 (similar to Saccharomyces cerevisiae RAD5 (YLR032W); ancestral locus Anc_2.411): protein MLKMNGEKKRFFDDELDSSEDAKVNFDQSLQNSESFLFSENSISKQEDNDQSNIPTIEIPSDPKDEFIADLRSVIPEMSLPVAEELYERFHKSEDNISNALTYYFENYNDTNSLKTQELPSSPFSSRSSTRNSSVNSSSHEGSPVTHKRGKGYGFRREKRLKANIQWKRFVGALQVTCMATRPTVRPLKYGSELSFTKSVSNLSPSKLYDSYGRRKTKMSNYVRVFDSQLNREIGRVPEDIAQIVYPLIGKNEISFEATLIFCDNKRLSIGDTFVVQLDCFLTSAIFEEKKPDKKPTTNHSANEWGNSRKTIVETDEELQNRSRMVALISLFDKLKINPVTDENAILEKLNSGIDDQGEVIDLEDDKSFNELMSQDYEEQGMTQHHEDSMNLNQLKTFYNAAQSLESLKNLPETEPSKDVFKLDLRRYQKQGLTWMLRREREFAKAASDGKDPEIDGNLMNPLWKQFKWPKDMSWAAQKLSGSSILVDSDIFFYANLHTGEFSVNKPVLKTMMKGGLLSDEMGLGKTVSTLSLILTCPHDSDVVDKTLFKEDNDDEIIGKSVKKPYASRTTLIVVPMSLLNQWSSEFTKANNSPDMRSEIYYGGNVSSLKKLLTATGNPPTVVITTYGIVQSEWLKLSKTKMNSGDIQASTGLFSVDFYRVVIDEGHTIRNRTTATSKAIMELTSKCRWILTGTPIINRLDDLYSMVKFLQLEPWSQISYWKMFVSTPFENKNFRQAFDVVNAILEPVLLRRTKQMKDIDGKPLVELPPKEIVVERIKLNKTQNAVYKYLLNRAESSVQSGLARGDLLKKYSTILVHILRLRQVCCDVALLGAQDENDEDLSQGNKIVNDSKELDDLIAQTNKENQSGGFTEEELAKAIADIQQKYENSEKFRSLECSICTTEPINVENVVFTECGHPFCENCLDEYFAFQSQKKLDFNCPNCREGISPSRLLTLYKDESQSLLLKHYDNDPKSAKVGALLNHLKLLQDTSAGEQVVVFSQFSSYLDILERELTEALPADSSKVYKFDGRLSLKERSVVLQDFQVKDLSRQKILLLSLKAGGVGLNLTCASQAYMMDPWWSPSMEDQAIDRIHRIGQTNNVKVVRFIVENSIEEKMLRIQERKRTIGEAMDADEDERRKRRIEEIKMLFE, encoded by the coding sequence atgTTAAAAATGAATGGGGAAAAAAAGAGATTTTTTGACGATGAGCTAGATTCCTCAGAAGATGCCAAAGTAAATTTTGACCAATCCCTTCAAAATAGTGAATCATTTCTATTCAGCGAGAATAGCATATCAAAGCAAGAAGATAATGACCAGTCAAATATCCCTACTATCGAAATACCTTCAGATCCTAAAGATGAATTCATCGCTGACTTAAGAAGTGTCATACCCGAAATGTCTCTTCCAGTAGCTGAAGAATTATATGAGAGGTTTCATAAATCTGAAGATAACATTTCAAACGCTCTcacatattattttgaaaactaTAATGATACTAATTCACTGAAAACACAAGAGCTGCCATCATCACCTTTCTCATCTAGAAGTTCAACCAGGAACTCATCTGTTAACTCATCTTCCCATGAGGGAAGTCCAGTCACGCATAAAAGAGGGAAAGGCTATGGGTTTAGAAGAGAAAAACGCTTAAAAGCTAATATTCAATGGAAGAGGTTTGTCGGTGCCTTACAAGTTACATGTATGGCAACGAGACCTACTGTTAGGCCCTTAAAATATGGCTCCGAACTAAGCTTCACTAAATCAGTATCTAATTTATCACCATCTAAACTATATGATTCTTATGGAAGAAGGAAAACTAAGATGTCAAATTATGTCAGAGTTTTCGATTCTCAATTAAATAGAGAAATTGGAAGAGTACCTGAAGATATTGCACAAATTGTGTATCCATTGATaggaaaaaatgaaataagtTTTGAGGCCACTTTGATATTTTGTGATAATAAGCGTTTGAGTATAGGTGACACTTTCGTAGTTCAATTAGATTGTTTTCTTACATCTGCAATTTTCGAAGAGAAGAAACCGGATAAGAAACCTACTACAAATCATTCCGCCAATGAATGGGGAAATAGCAGGAAAACAATTGTAGAgacagatgaagaattacaaaatcGTTCAAGAATGGTAGCCTTAATCTCCCTTTTCGATAAGTTAAAGATAAACCCGGTTACAGATGAAAATGCCATTTTAGAGAAACTTAATAGTGGAATCGATGACCAAGGAGAAGTTATAGACTTAGAAGATGACAAAagtttcaatgaattaatgTCACAAGATTATGAAGAACAAGGCATGACGCAACATCATGAAGATTCTATGAATTTGAACCAGCTGAAAACATTCTATAATGCCGCCCAATCGTTAGAATCCTTGAAGAATCTCCCAGAAACTGAACCATCTAAGGACGTGTTTAAACTGGATTTAAGACGTTATCAGAAACAAGGTTTGACTTGGATGTTAAGAAGAGAACGTGAATTTGCCAAAGCAGCATCTGATGGTAAAGATCCCGAAATCGATGGtaatttaatgaatccCCTTTGGAAACAATTCAAATGGCCTAAGGATATGTCATGGGCAGCTCAAAAATTATCAGGAAGTAGCATTCTAGTTGATtctgatatatttttttatgcTAATTTACATACTGGAGAATTTTCTGTCAATAAGCCAGTTTTGAAAACTATGATGAAAGGTGGTCTATTATCTGATGAAATGGGGTTGGGTAAAACTGTTTCTACTTTGTCATTGATTCTTACATGCCCACATGATAGCGATGTTGTCGACAAAActcttttcaaagaagacaatgatgatgagatCATTGGTAAATCGGTTAAAAAACCATATGCATCTAGAACAACATTGATTGTTGTTCCAatgtcattattaaatcaatgGAGTTCAGAATTTACAAAGGCAAATAACTCTCCTGATATGCGTAGTGAAATATATTATGGAGGCAATGTAAGTAGTCTTAAGAAGCTTTTAACAGCTACAGGTAATCCACCAACAGTAGTTATAACGACATATGGTATTGTTCAAAGTGAATGGCTTAAACTGTCgaagacgaagatgaaCTCCGGTGATATACAAGCATCGACCGGTTTGTTTTCTGTTGATTTTTACCGTGTTGTAATTGATGAAGGCCACACAATTAGAAATAGAACTACTGCCACATCGAAGGCAATTATGGAATTGACAAGCAAATGTAGGTGGATATTAACAGGTACTCCAATTATCAATAGGTTGGATGATTTATACAGTATGGTAAAATTTTTACAGTTAGAACCATGGTCACAAATTAGTTATTGGAAAATGTTTGTCTCTACACCTTTCGAAAATAAGAACTTTAGGCAGGCGTTTGATGTCGTTAATGCTATTTTAGAACCCGTCTTATTGAGGCGTACCAAACAAATGAAAGATATAGATGGTAAACCATTAGTCGAACTGCCGCCAAAAGAAATCGTtgttgaaagaattaaattaaataagaCACAAAATGCAGTCTACAAATATTTACTAAATAGAGCTGAAAGTTCTGTTCAATCTGGTTTAGCACGTGGTGATTTACTGAAGAAATACTCCACAATTCTGGTACATATTCTTAGATTAAGACAGGTATGCTGTGATGTAGCCTTACTAGGTGCtcaagatgaaaatgatgaagatttgTCCCAAGGCAATAAGATAGTAAATGATTCTAAAGAACTAGATGATTTAATAGCacaaacaaataaagaaaatcaatCTGGCGGATTCACTGAAGAAGAGTTGGCTAAGGCAATTGCAGACATCCAgcaaaaatatgaaaatagTGAGAAGTTTAGATCGTTAGAATGCTCAATATGCACGACGGAACCTATTAATGTAGAAAACGTTGTTTTTACTGAATGTGGTCATCCATTTTGTGAAAACTGTTTGGATGAATATTTTGCGTTCCAATCGCAAAAGAAACTGGATTTCAATTGCCCTAATTGTCGTGAAGGCATAAGTCCCAGTCGTTTGTTGACTCTGTATAAAGACGAATCACAaagtttattattgaaacatTATGACAATGATCCCAAATCTGCGAAAGTCGGTGCTTTATTGAACCATTTGAAATTACTTCAAGATACATCGGCTGGTGAACAAGTTGTTGTATTTTCCCAATTCTCATCTTATCTTGACATATTAGAACGTGAACTTACTGAGGCTCTTCCAGCTGATTCATCAAAAGTGTACAAGTTTGATGGACGTTTATCGTTAAAAGAACGTAGTGTAGTGCTTCAAGATTTCCAAGTTAAAGACCTGAGCCGCCAAAAGATTCTTCTACTTTCTTTAAAGGCCGGTGGTGTCGGTCTAAACCTGACTTGTGCATCGCAGGCCTATATGATGGATCCTTGGTGGTCTCCCAGTATGGAGGATCAAGCTATTGACAGAATCCATAGAATTGgacaaacaaataatgtCAAAGTGGTGAGGTTCATAGTTGAAAATagtattgaagaaaaaatgttaCGTATtcaagaaaggaaaagaacTATCGGTGAAGCTATGGATgctgatgaagatgaaagaagaaagaggAGAATTGAGGAAATTAAAATGTTATTTGAATAG
- the ECM16 gene encoding ATP-dependent RNA helicase ECM16 (similar to Saccharomyces cerevisiae ECM16 (YMR128W); ancestral locus Anc_2.409) — protein sequence MGTYRKRFNEKARAGHMAKLKELKKVRNKQFHREVEEESEEEDAKNTSITDTNAEILEPLTEEEKSLKKRKLQEIFTPKESKISRLKKKRLDKFIDHQLKREEKKTIIEKLQDYKIDTSLLVSSKKLGEGRQTKKEEFAEALSLEKQGRSTDDTRAILYEDHIVKEWKENDPAAKRELQYSSESEHDVNHDDENEDNEESDDFESKFGDVTTNSSTFIDNRPAKFGGMGSGFGFANMKVINKGKKLSKRKYNWRQRVEMQELKKHNEEDELDFVSSSEESDSTEESAGDEGEEEELKEESGVDSESASDDQGEEDDEREEHDDIDDEEKLHDIAKDFKNWANQEIKKMEGRDVEPITPQMNIDYKPIIREEDLEDGLEVPNIPVDEKSVRKAFYVPVERSDTIQEARMQLPVFGEEHAIMEAIHHNDVVIISGETGSGKTTQVPQFLYESGFGSPDSPDNPGMIGITQPRRVAAVSMAKRVANELGNHGSKVAYQIRFDSTTKEDTRVKFMTDGVLLREMMHDFRLTRYSSIIIDEAHERNVNTDILIGMLSRCVRLRAKEHMSNPEKCKRLKLIIMSATLRVTDFSENTTLFSTPPPILKVEARQYPVSVHFNKRTPFNYSDEAFRKTCKIHRRLPPGAILIFMTGQQEINHMVKKLRREFPFKKSKKNFSNSSTVRVNNKTADLEVEDIEFSTKIIDEEQFNAELGSDEENLEDDFDNEEGFDETLEEGQSKDDPLYVLPLYSLLPTKEQMKVFEESPKGSRLCIVSTNIAETSLTIPGVRYVVDCGRSKERKYNESNGVQSFEIGWISKAGANQRSGRAGRTGPGHCYRLYSSAVYERDFEEFSKPEILRMPVESIVLQMKSMAIHNIVNFPFPTPPDRVALTKAIQLLQYLGALDVREKITDDGKKMSLFPLSPRFSKMLLVSDEHDCLPYIVSIVSALSVGDPFISENELGINEVKVKPTDNDEDENTDTRIDKEEEERKKTIRTQFYKNRAKFNKLDKESDVFRLLSVVSAFDYIPKNQKATFVQNNFLRSKTLEEIVKLRMQLMYIIKSNTSKENIAVNVKSEDLKSNPPTEIQVKLLKQMICAGFVDHVAIRADYLFPEDAEITNKSSLINIPYVPVLTSKTPEITDCFVYIHPSSILSNLGELPPKFLVYHSLHLGGNAKTRMNTLCDIKSTPLANVARNGLLLDYSKPLTGQGLKSIPISLNERYCYVVPRFGAFIDSDLKIGWDLNPIAVHQEKQNGKWVVTKFITNKNYKTAEANQKK from the coding sequence ATGGGTACTTATAGAAAAAGGTTCAATGAAAAGGCCAGAGCGGGTCATATGGCCAAGCtaaaagaattgaagaaagttAGAAATAAACAGTTCCATAGAGAAGTTGAAGAGGAatcagaagaagaggaCGCAAAGAACACCTCAATAACAGACACAAATGCAGAAATATTGGAACCATTGACTGAGGAAGAGAAAAGcctgaagaaaagaaaactgCAAGAAATATTCACTCCAAAGGAATCTAAAATTTCAAGACTTAAAAAGAAGAGATTGgataaatttattgatcATCAACTGAAGagagaagagaaaaaaactattattgaaaaacttCAAGATTACAAGATCGATACATCATTGCTAGTAAGCTCAAAGAAATTAGGTGAAGGTAGGCAAACTAAAAAAGAGGAGTTCGCTGAAGCTCTGAGCTTAGAAAAACAGGGTAGATCAACTGATGATACTCGAGCAATCCTCTATGAAGACCATATTGTGAAAGAAtggaaagaaaatgatcCAGCCGCTAAACGTGAACTACAATATAGTTCGGAATCTGAGCATGACGTAAatcatgatgatgaaaatgaagacaATGAAGAATCTGACGACTTTGAAAGTAAGTTTGGTGATGTTACTACCAACTCATCCActtttattgataataGACCAGCCAAGTTTGGCGGAATGGGATCAGGGTTTGGGTTCGCTAACATGAAAGTAATCAATAAAGGGAAAAAACTTTCAAAGAGGAAATACAACTGGAGGCAAAGAGTTGAAATgcaagaattgaaaaaacataatgaagaagatgaattagacTTTGTATCAAGCTCTGAGGAATCTGACTCTACCGAAGAAAGCGCGGGTGATGAAGGGGAAGAGGAAGAActaaaagaagaaagtggCGTTGACTCTGAAAGTGCTTCGGACGATCAGGGAGAAGAGGATGATGAAAGAGAAGAacatgatgatattgacGATGAAGAGAAATTACATGATATTGCtaaagatttcaaaaattggGCAAACCaagaaatcaagaaaatggaAGGGAGAGACGTTGAGCCAATAACTCCTCAAATGAATATAGACTATAAACCAATAATTAGAGAAGAGGATTTGGAAGATGGTCTAGAAGTTCCGAATATTCCAGTTGATGAAAAGTCTGTTAGGAAGGCATTTTACGTTCCAGTAGAAAGATCTGACACAATTCAAGAGGCTAGGATGCAGTTACCTGTGTTCGGTGAAGAACATGCAATAATGGAAGCTATTCATCATAATGACGTTGTAATTATTAGTGGTGAAACTGGGTCTGGTAAAACTACTCAAGTACCGCAGTTCTTATATGAATCTGGATTCGGTAGCCCAGATTCTCCAGACAATCCAGGTATGATCGGGATTACCCAACCAAGAAGAGTTGCTGCTGTTTCGATGGCTAAGCGTGTAGCCAATGAATTGGGCAATCATGGAAGTAAAGTTGCATACCAGATTAGATTCGATTCCACAACGAAGGAAGACACGAGAGTTAAGTTCATGACAGATGGTGTTTTATTGAGAGAGATGATGCATGACTTTAGATTAACGAGATACtcttctattattattgatgaagcCCATGAAAGAAATGTTAATACGGATATATTAATAGGTATGTTAAGTCGTTGTGTCCGTTTACGTGCTAAAGAACATATGAGTAATCCAGAGAAGTGTAAAAGATTGAAGTTGATTATTATGTCAGCTACATTGAGGGTTACTGATTTCAGTGAAAATACTACATTATTCTCAACTCCCCCACCAATATTAAAAGTTGAAGCAAGACAGTATCCAGTTTCTGTGCATTTCAACAAAAGAACTCCTTTCAATTACTCTGATGAAGCATTTCGAAAAACATGTAAGATCCATAGAAGGTTACCACCTGGTGCAATTCTAATATTCATGACGGGTcaacaagaaattaatCATATGGTTAAAAAATTGAGAAGGGAATTTCcttttaagaaatcaaaaaagaatttttcaaatagCTCAACTGTAAGAGTAAATAACAAAACTGCTGACTTAGAAGTGGAAGATATAGAATTTAGTACCAAGATCattgatgaagaacaaTTCAATGCAGAACTTGGatcagatgaagaaaatttagaagatgattttgacAACGAAGAAGGTTTCGACGAAACATTAGAGGAAGGACAATCAAAAGATGATCCATTATATGTTCTCCCATTATATTCTTTGCTACCAACTAAAGAACAAATGAAGGTTTTTGAGGAATCACCAAAAGGCTCCAGGCTATGTATTGTTTCTACCAATATTGCTGAAACATCGTTAACGATTCCTGGTGTCAGATATGTTGTAGATTGTGGGAGATCCAAAGAACGCAAATACAATGAATCAAATGGGGTTCAAAGTTTCGAAATCGGATGGATCAGTAAAGCAGGTGCAAACCAAAGAAGTGGTAGAGCTGGTCGTACAGGTCCAGGTCACTGTTATCGTTTGTACTCATCAGCTGTTTATGAGAGAGATTTCGAAGAATTCTCTAAACCTGAAATTTTACGAATGCCAGTAGAAAGTATTGTGCTGCAAATGAAGAGCATGGCAATCCATAACATTGTGAATTTCCCCTTCCCAACACCTCCAGATAGAGTTGCGTTGACTAAAGCTATCCAATTACTTCAATATTTAGGGGCGTTAGATGTTAGGGAAAAAATTACTGATGATGGGAAGAAAATGAGTTTGTTCCCATTATCTCCTAgattttccaaaatgttGCTAGTCTCTGACGAACACGATTGTCTACCGTATATAGTTTCAATCGTGAGTGCCTTATCTGTTGGTGATCCTTTCATATCCGAAAATGAACTTGGTATTAATGAAGTCAAGGTAAAACCAAccgataatgatgaagatgaaaatacaGACACAAGAATTGataaagaggaagaagaacgAAAGAAAACGATTCGTACTCAGTTTTATAAGAATCGTGccaaatttaataaattggaCAAAGAGAGTGATGTATTCCGCCTGTTGAGTGTTGTTAGTGCGTTTGACTATATTCCTAAGAATCAGAAAGCTACCTTCGTACAGAACAACTTCCTAAGAAGTAAAACTTTAGAAGAAATTGTGAAATTAAGAATGCAATTAATGTACATTATAAAATCCAACACATCGAAGGAGAATATTGCTGTTAACGTAAAGAGtgaagatttgaaatcaaatccACCTACCGAAATACAGGTCAAACTTTTGAAGCAAATGATATGTGCCGGTTTTGTTGATCATGTTGCCATTCGAGCCGATTATCTTTTCCCAGAAGACGCTGAGATAActaataaatcttcattaattaaCATTCCATACGTACCTGTTCTTACTTCAAAAACTCCAGAAATAACAGATTGTTTTGTCTATATTCATCCATCATCCATCTTGAGCAATTTAGGTGAATTACCTCCAAAATTTTTAGTTTATCATTCGTTACATCTCGGTGGTAACGCCAAAACAAGAATGAATACCTTGTGTGATATTAAGAGTACTCCATTGGCTAATGTTGCTAGGAATGGGTTGCTACTAGATTATAGTAAACCCTTGACTGGTCAAGGCTTGAAAAGTATACCcatatcattaaatgaaaGATATTGTTATGTTGTTCCAAGATTCGGTGCTTTTATTGACAGTGATCTAAAAATAGGATGGGATTTGAATCCAATTGCGGTGCATCAAGAGAAGCAAAACGGAAAATGGGTTGTCACTAAATTCATCACGAACAAAAACTATAAAACTGCTGAGGCAAACCAAAAGAAATAA
- the RSC58 gene encoding Rsc58p (similar to Saccharomyces cerevisiae RSC58 (YLR033W); ancestral locus Anc_2.408), whose translation MSPDDLLADLQIVLKAASTKCDVLDEKFPSKFYEEIPAKIYESYFKFIKNRSNLEGVLRNEDKLALTTINEKFDNKEYIPEQHGIYKLYHDITLVCILLIHYYPQGTKNYYMVDKFYHFATELILRECYKLGMIIDANDDIDSTDTSTNTELDDVIGKDFIKVSMNYKLPLTQTYHIKTKDLDLFSSLISKSNLDKRPHELPNSNFEINNVIPQTNVQEEAPRLGFVAANTSNIPDPTLTPTTMLTNFSHPNWYNLPTTTWLNYDDYKSWAPTLKEDGTVVDSTTRGITWLKKVAYMNILKEKKIVEEKETSEEKLDKEETIIEPANTADTTVAAAITKTTNTPGTADAIETPTNTVNTPNITGSTNNTTTITTDTTTINARKMEGDMGAGAGSETKMLDMTEVNGTKPTPDGIVADNAADKETSGKSGKSKVIKLENLFNWSPSNYLGQDEIESFKNGRQEKLVNETLLKIQNLRKKRVSNRVTKPTEEETQLYHKAKRLMKEIILAKQVSDFFPSLCKSFPIVQATYSGNIPVIRAQHARKRRHRK comes from the coding sequence ATGTCACCTGATGATCTTTTGGCAGATTTACAGATTGTTTTGAAGGCTGCTTCTACTAAGTGTGATGTACTAGACGAAAAATTTCCATCAAAATTCTATGAAGAGATTCCAGCCAAAATATATGAATCATACTTCAAGTTTATCAAGAATAGGAGTAACTTAGAAGGAGTGCTTCGAAATGAGGACAAATTGGCATTAACCActataaatgaaaaatttgacaACAAGGAATATATTCCAGAACAACATGGAATTTACAAACTATATCACGACATCACTTTAGTTTGTATCCTATTGATCCACTACTATCCACAGGGGACTAAAAACTATTATATGGTTGACAAATTCTACCATTTTGCCACCGAGCTAATTTTAAGAGAATGTTATAAGCTTGGTATGATAATAGATGCCAACGATGATATTGACTCAACAGATACTAGCACCAATACAGAGCTTGATGATGTTATCGGTAAGGATTTTATTAAGGtttcaatgaattataAACTTCCCTTGACCCAGACGTATCATATTAAGACAAAAGATTTGGATCTTTTCTCATCTCTCATCTCAAAATCCAATCTAGATAAGAGACCCCATGAATtaccaaattcaaattttgaaataaataacGTTATACCGCAAACAAATGTACAAGAGGAAGCACCAAGATTAGGTTTTGTTGCAGCCAATACAAGTAATATACCTGATCCAACTTTGACTCCTACGACCATGTTGACTAATTTTAGTCATCCAAATTGGTATAACTTACCCACTACTACTTGGTTAAACTATGATGATTATAAATCATGGGCACCTACTTTAAAAGAAGACGGAACTGTCGTCGATTCTACGACCCGTGGTATAACGTGGCTAAAGAAAGTTGCTTATATGAATATCCTAAAggagaaaaaaatagtgGAAGAGAAGGAAACTTCggaagaaaaattggataaagaagaaactatCATTGAACCTGCAAATACTGCTGATACTACAGTTGCTGCAGCCATCACTAAAACTACCAATACTCCAGGTACCGCGGATGCTATAGAGACACCTACCAACACTGTAAATACGCCAAATATTACCGGCAGtacaaataatactactacAATAACTACCGATACGACAACTATTAATGCTAGGAAAATGGAAGGTGATATGGGAGCCGGAGCTGGATCTGAAACTAAAATGCTAGACATGACTGAAGTAAATGGAACTAAACCAACCCCAGATGGTATAGTGGCGGATAACGCTGCCGACAAGGAAACGAGCGGTAAATCAGGTAAGTCCAAGGTTATCAAACTAGAGAATCTTTTCAACTGGTCACCATCAAACTATCTAGGACAAGATGAAATAGAATCTTTTAAAAACGGCagacaagaaaaattagtcaatgaaacattattgaaaatacaaAACTTACGTAAAAAGAGAGTATCAAATAGAGTAACTAAGCCtacagaagaagaaactcAATTATATCACAAAGCTAAAAGATTGatgaaagaaataatacTGGCAAAACAAGTTTCTGATTTTTTTCCATCCTTATGTAAATCTTTCCCGATAGTTCAAGCTACCTATAGTGGTAATATTCCTGTAATAAGGGCACAACATGCaaggaaaagaagacaCAGGAAATGA